One genomic segment of Stigmatella erecta includes these proteins:
- a CDS encoding tRNA-uridine aminocarboxypropyltransferase has product MRSRTPEDLSGRCPRCYLPTRLCLCADIPRIDTRTEFLVIRHNKEKEKSTNTARMAALALARCQVLTYGAPGAPFDASVLEAPGTWVLFPDAPPPAPEAPLPQRLVVLDGNWSQARRMMQRVPALRRLPGLSLPPPPAHTRRLRRPPHPEGMSTLEAMAGALALLEGPAQAGRLYALHERMIDRVLESRGRLGPDAPGSADLLELGDER; this is encoded by the coding sequence ATGAGGTCCAGGACCCCGGAGGATCTCTCCGGCCGCTGCCCCCGGTGCTACCTGCCCACCCGGCTGTGCCTGTGCGCGGACATTCCGCGCATCGACACGCGCACCGAGTTCCTCGTCATCCGCCACAACAAGGAGAAGGAGAAGTCCACCAACACGGCGCGCATGGCGGCGCTGGCGCTGGCGCGCTGCCAGGTGCTCACCTACGGGGCGCCGGGCGCGCCGTTCGATGCGTCGGTGCTGGAGGCGCCCGGCACGTGGGTGTTGTTTCCGGACGCGCCCCCGCCGGCCCCGGAGGCCCCGCTGCCCCAGCGGCTGGTGGTGCTCGATGGGAACTGGAGCCAGGCGCGCCGCATGATGCAGCGCGTGCCCGCCCTGCGGCGGCTGCCCGGGCTGTCCCTGCCCCCGCCCCCCGCCCATACCCGCCGCCTGCGCCGGCCGCCCCACCCCGAGGGCATGTCCACGCTGGAGGCCATGGCGGGCGCGCTGGCGCTCCTGGAGGGCCCCGCGCAGGCCGGGCGGCTCTACGCGCTGCACGAGCGGATGATCGACCGGGTGCTGGAGAGCCGCGGGCGGCTCGGGCCGGATGCCCCGGGCTCAGCGGACCTTCTTGAGCTCGGAGACGAACGGTGA
- a CDS encoding protein-disulfide reductase DsbD family protein yields MKKVGILAAVCGLAVLFIPWLLPTGPSAGLDASQFLETGSLAMGAAIVFAGGLLTALTPCVYPLIPITVSIFGARKAEGRGKALLLTSSYILGMGVVFSGLGVLAAKTGQAFGSLLGHPGVVLGLAVFLLALATSMFGAFELELPSSVQTRLSTVGGAGVAGAFLMGSVSGFLAAPCTGPVLTGLLAFVAKTANTTLGAGLLFIYALGIGVPFFLIGVFTVRLPRGGVWMEWVKSVLGIVLVALAFNYVKDAFPAVGSAVKGMAQELGRAPGAFIAAALAAVGVLVGAIHRSFKSDARQFALKGVGVTLVVLALVGRVSALDAAPTGALWVQLGWAAPPQAPTFQWHHVMPAKEATFSPAAFEEVLTRARAEGRPVMIDFFADWCAACKELDRETYPSSEVIAESSRFLNIKIDATNSEDALDELMERFGVEGLPTVAFIASNGEPLAAPRVTGFLPPSPFVSELKKVR; encoded by the coding sequence TTGAAGAAGGTCGGGATTCTCGCCGCGGTGTGCGGCCTCGCCGTGCTCTTCATCCCGTGGCTGCTGCCCACGGGCCCCAGCGCTGGGCTGGATGCTTCCCAGTTCCTGGAGACGGGCAGCCTGGCCATGGGCGCGGCCATCGTCTTCGCCGGGGGGCTCCTCACGGCGCTCACCCCGTGCGTCTACCCCCTGATTCCCATCACCGTGTCCATCTTCGGCGCCCGGAAGGCCGAGGGGCGAGGCAAGGCCCTGCTGCTGACGTCCTCGTACATCCTCGGCATGGGGGTGGTGTTCAGCGGGCTGGGGGTGCTGGCGGCCAAGACGGGGCAGGCCTTCGGGTCCTTGCTGGGCCATCCGGGGGTGGTGCTGGGGCTGGCGGTGTTCCTGCTGGCGCTGGCCACCTCCATGTTCGGGGCCTTCGAGCTGGAGCTGCCCTCCAGCGTGCAGACGCGGCTCAGCACGGTGGGCGGCGCGGGCGTGGCGGGCGCTTTCCTCATGGGCAGCGTCTCGGGCTTTCTGGCGGCGCCCTGCACGGGGCCGGTGCTCACGGGCCTGCTCGCGTTCGTGGCCAAGACGGCCAACACCACCCTGGGGGCGGGGCTGCTCTTCATCTACGCGCTGGGCATTGGCGTGCCCTTCTTCCTCATCGGCGTCTTCACCGTGCGGCTGCCGCGCGGCGGCGTGTGGATGGAGTGGGTGAAGAGCGTGCTGGGCATCGTCCTGGTGGCGCTGGCCTTCAACTACGTGAAGGACGCGTTTCCCGCGGTGGGCTCGGCGGTGAAGGGCATGGCCCAGGAGCTGGGGCGTGCTCCCGGTGCCTTCATCGCCGCGGCGCTCGCGGCCGTGGGGGTGCTCGTGGGCGCCATCCACCGCTCCTTCAAGTCGGATGCCCGGCAGTTCGCCCTCAAGGGCGTGGGCGTGACGCTGGTGGTGCTGGCCCTCGTGGGGCGCGTGAGCGCGCTGGATGCGGCGCCCACTGGGGCCTTGTGGGTCCAGCTGGGCTGGGCCGCGCCTCCCCAGGCGCCCACCTTCCAGTGGCACCACGTGATGCCGGCCAAGGAGGCCACCTTCTCGCCCGCCGCCTTCGAGGAGGTCCTCACCCGCGCGCGCGCCGAGGGCCGCCCGGTGATGATCGACTTCTTCGCGGACTGGTGCGCGGCCTGCAAGGAGCTGGACCGGGAGACCTATCCCTCGTCCGAGGTCATCGCGGAGTCCTCGCGCTTCCTCAACATCAAGATCGACGCGACGAACAGCGAGGATGCGCTGGACGAGCTCATGGAGCGCTTCGGCGTGGAGGGGCTGCCCACCGTGGCGTTCATCGCCTCCAATGGCGAGCCCCTGGCGGCCCCCCGCGTCACCGGCTTCCTGCCGCCCTCACCGTTCGTCTCCGAGCTCAAGAAGGTCCGCTGA
- a CDS encoding IscS subfamily cysteine desulfurase, translated as MKLPIYMDNHATTPLDPRVLEAMLPYLREDFGNAASRNHAFGWKAEAGVEQARKQVAALIGASEKEIVFTSGATESDNLAIKGVIEFYKAKGDHIITLKTEHKAVLDSCKRLERIRQERLDELKLLRLAQLADVEVTSDNLAEMAIKHRLDEDPVYQKWASLPTGGARVTYLDVEADGRVSLEKLAAAFTDKTVLVSVMFANNEIGVVQPIAEIGKLCRERGVLFHCDAVQGIGKVPFHVEEMNVDLVSITAHKMYGPKGVGALYVRRKPRVRIAPLVDGGGHERGMRSGTLNVAAIVGFGKAAELAREELPTEAARLLRLRERLRTGIMSQLDMLKVNGSLEHRLPGSLNLSFSYVEGEALMMSIKDVAVSSGSACTSASLEPSYVLRACGVEEDLAHSSIRFGIGRFNTEEEVDYVIRLVVDKVRKLRDMSPLYEMAKEGIDLKSIEWTAH; from the coding sequence CTGAAGCTGCCCATCTACATGGACAACCACGCCACCACGCCGCTGGATCCGCGCGTGCTGGAGGCGATGCTCCCATACCTGCGCGAGGACTTCGGCAACGCCGCCTCGCGCAACCACGCCTTCGGCTGGAAGGCGGAGGCCGGGGTGGAGCAGGCCCGCAAGCAGGTGGCGGCCCTGATCGGCGCGTCCGAGAAGGAGATCGTCTTCACCTCCGGGGCCACCGAGTCCGACAACCTGGCCATCAAGGGCGTCATCGAGTTCTACAAGGCCAAGGGCGACCACATCATCACCCTGAAGACCGAGCACAAGGCCGTCCTGGACAGCTGCAAGCGCCTGGAGCGCATCCGCCAGGAGCGCCTGGACGAGCTGAAGCTGCTGCGGCTCGCGCAGCTCGCCGACGTGGAGGTCACCTCCGACAACCTGGCGGAGATGGCCATCAAGCACCGGCTCGACGAGGACCCGGTCTACCAGAAGTGGGCCTCGCTCCCCACCGGCGGCGCGCGCGTCACCTACCTGGATGTCGAGGCGGACGGCCGGGTGAGCCTGGAGAAGCTGGCGGCGGCCTTCACGGACAAGACGGTGCTCGTCTCGGTGATGTTCGCCAACAACGAGATCGGCGTGGTGCAGCCCATCGCGGAGATCGGCAAGCTGTGCCGGGAGCGCGGCGTGCTGTTCCACTGCGACGCGGTCCAGGGCATCGGCAAGGTGCCCTTCCACGTCGAGGAGATGAACGTGGACCTGGTGTCCATCACCGCCCACAAGATGTACGGCCCCAAGGGCGTGGGCGCGCTCTACGTGCGCCGCAAGCCGCGCGTGCGCATCGCCCCGCTGGTGGACGGCGGCGGGCACGAGCGCGGCATGCGCTCCGGCACGCTGAACGTGGCGGCCATCGTGGGCTTCGGCAAGGCGGCCGAGCTGGCCCGGGAGGAGCTGCCCACGGAGGCCGCGCGCCTGCTGCGCCTGCGCGAGCGGCTGCGCACCGGCATCATGAGCCAGCTGGACATGCTCAAGGTCAACGGCTCGCTGGAGCACCGGCTGCCGGGCAGCCTCAACCTGTCCTTCTCCTACGTCGAGGGCGAGGCCTTGATGATGTCCATCAAGGATGTGGCCGTTTCTTCCGGCTCCGCGTGCACCTCGGCGTCGCTCGAGCCCTCGTACGTCCTGCGGGCGTGCGGCGTGGAGGAGGACCTGGCGCACAGCTCCATCCGCTTCGGCATCGGAAGGTTCAACACCGAGGAGGAAGTGGACTACGTCATCCGGCTGGTAGTGGACAAGGTCCGCAAGTTGCGAGACATGAGCCCCCTGTACGAGATGGCCAAGGAAGGCATTGACCTGAAGAGCATCGAGTGGACGGCACACTAG
- the iscU gene encoding Fe-S cluster assembly scaffold IscU — protein sequence MAYSDKVIEHYENPRNVGTLDKADPNVGTGLVGAPACGDVMRLQLRITDEGVIEDAKFKTFGCGSAIASSSLVTEWVKGKTVDQAMTISNKDVARELSLPPVKIHCSVLAEDAIKAAIEDFKKKRQERAPQKSA from the coding sequence ATGGCCTACAGCGACAAAGTCATCGAGCACTACGAGAACCCCCGCAACGTCGGCACCCTGGACAAGGCGGATCCGAACGTGGGCACCGGCCTGGTGGGAGCCCCCGCGTGCGGCGACGTGATGCGCCTGCAGCTGCGCATCACCGACGAGGGCGTCATCGAGGACGCCAAGTTCAAGACCTTCGGCTGCGGCTCGGCCATCGCCTCCAGCTCGCTCGTCACCGAGTGGGTGAAGGGCAAGACGGTGGACCAGGCGATGACCATCTCCAACAAGGACGTGGCGCGCGAGCTGTCGCTGCCCCCGGTGAAGATCCACTGCTCGGTGCTGGCCGAGGACGCCATCAAGGCCGCCATCGAGGATTTCAAGAAGAAGCGCCAGGAGCGCGCCCCCCAGAAGAGCGCGTAG
- a CDS encoding HesB/IscA family protein produces the protein MSEQATSQIQPSQAVPASAPTGKPAGKGILLSDSAVSRLQLLLAERQTPEAGLRLAVKGGGCSGLQYAMEWAEKARERDKVFERDGVRVFVDPKSYLYLMGTELVYEETLMASGFKLQNPNVKAACGCGESFTI, from the coding sequence ATGAGCGAGCAGGCAACGTCCCAGATTCAGCCGTCCCAGGCGGTGCCCGCCTCCGCGCCCACCGGCAAGCCGGCCGGCAAGGGCATTCTCCTGAGCGACAGCGCCGTGAGCCGGCTCCAGCTCCTGCTGGCCGAGCGGCAGACGCCCGAGGCGGGCCTTCGCCTCGCCGTGAAGGGCGGCGGCTGCTCCGGGCTCCAGTACGCCATGGAGTGGGCCGAGAAGGCCCGTGAGCGCGACAAGGTGTTCGAGCGCGACGGCGTGCGCGTCTTCGTGGACCCCAAGAGCTACCTGTACCTGATGGGCACGGAGCTGGTGTACGAGGAGACCCTGATGGCCTCGGGGTTCAAGCTCCAGAACCCGAACGTGAAGGCCGCGTGCGGCTGCGGCGAGAGCTTCACCATCTGA
- the hscB gene encoding Fe-S protein assembly co-chaperone HscB, which yields MFELTPTYDVDVPKLERQFRDLSLQLHPDRFAQADPKERRLSLEQTTTLNEAYKTLKDPARRAFYLLKLYGVDLERDDASAQKRMPQAFLEEVLELREELELAVKARDLTRAQAMAVDVTARQREAQAEAAGALRALTNTPADAEQVKKASHALGRVRYFTRFLEEVEAFEEEVSA from the coding sequence ATGTTCGAGCTGACGCCCACCTATGACGTGGACGTGCCCAAGCTGGAGCGGCAGTTCCGGGATTTGTCCCTCCAGCTGCACCCGGACCGCTTTGCCCAGGCGGATCCCAAGGAGCGGCGCCTGTCGCTGGAGCAGACCACCACCCTCAACGAGGCCTACAAGACGCTCAAGGACCCGGCCCGCCGGGCCTTCTACCTGCTCAAGCTGTACGGCGTGGACCTGGAGCGGGACGACGCGAGCGCCCAGAAGCGCATGCCCCAGGCATTCCTGGAGGAGGTGCTGGAGCTGCGCGAGGAGCTGGAGCTGGCCGTGAAGGCGCGCGACTTGACGCGCGCCCAGGCCATGGCGGTGGACGTGACAGCCCGCCAGCGCGAGGCCCAGGCCGAGGCGGCTGGCGCCCTGCGCGCCCTGACGAACACCCCCGCCGATGCGGAGCAGGTGAAAAAGGCTTCGCATGCGCTGGGACGGGTGCGGTACTTCACGCGCTTTCTCGAAGAGGTCGAAGCGTTCGAGGAGGAGGTGTCGGCGTGA
- the hscA gene encoding Fe-S protein assembly chaperone HscA: protein MSKNGYLQIHDPLKPKGHAVGIDLGTTNSLVASVVQGKPRCLPADEGEAMLLPSVVHYAKDGGVVVGARARKLAPEHPTDTLVSVKRFMGRSPEDPETRKLGHYKFAEGPGRVVRFEVAGGQPVTPIEVSGEILRTLKRRAESHFAGKVEQAVITVPAYFDEAQRQATKDAGRLAGLEVLRLLNEPTAAALAYGLDKGSQGTFAVYDLGGGTFDVSVLKLVEGIFEVKSTGGDSALGGDDFDRAIAQHVFQALGQTSPSPAQVAEMLAAARKTKEALTDAPEAELTVSGHRQIVRREAFEAWIQPLVQKTGIVCRRALKDAGIAAAELDGVILVGGATRVPAVRRYVAELFGREPLGDIDPDQVVALGAAVQADLLTNEDRQDEVLLLDVIPLSLGLETMGGIVEKLIPRNSTIPIAAAQVFTTFKDGQTGLDIHVLQGEREAVEDCRSLSRFRLSGIPPMAAGMARMEVRFQVDADGILSVTAREQSTGITQTITVKPSHGLTDEEVERMLLDSIDHAEDDIQLRQMREQRVEAERVLMDATKQLSEHGALLQDGERASIEAALARIRELAQGQDSHALKEAIHAVDEASRAFVERIMNQAISKVVAGRSVEEY from the coding sequence GTGAGCAAGAACGGCTACCTGCAGATCCATGATCCCCTCAAGCCCAAGGGGCATGCGGTGGGAATCGATCTGGGCACTACCAACTCGCTGGTGGCCAGCGTCGTCCAGGGCAAGCCCCGGTGCCTGCCCGCGGACGAGGGCGAGGCGATGCTCCTGCCCTCCGTGGTGCACTACGCGAAGGACGGCGGCGTGGTGGTGGGCGCCCGCGCGCGGAAGCTCGCCCCCGAGCACCCCACCGACACCCTCGTCTCCGTGAAGCGCTTCATGGGCCGCAGCCCCGAGGACCCGGAGACGCGCAAGCTGGGGCACTACAAGTTCGCCGAGGGGCCGGGCCGGGTGGTCCGCTTCGAGGTGGCCGGCGGCCAGCCCGTCACCCCCATCGAGGTGTCCGGGGAGATTCTCCGCACGCTCAAGCGGCGCGCCGAGTCCCACTTCGCCGGCAAGGTGGAGCAGGCCGTCATCACCGTGCCCGCCTACTTCGACGAGGCCCAGCGCCAGGCCACCAAGGACGCCGGCCGGCTCGCGGGGCTGGAGGTGCTCCGGCTGCTCAACGAGCCCACCGCCGCGGCGCTCGCCTACGGCCTGGACAAGGGCAGCCAGGGCACCTTCGCGGTGTACGACCTGGGCGGCGGCACCTTCGACGTCTCCGTGCTCAAGCTGGTGGAGGGCATCTTCGAGGTGAAGTCCACCGGCGGGGACTCGGCGCTCGGCGGGGATGACTTCGACCGGGCCATTGCCCAGCACGTGTTCCAGGCCCTGGGGCAGACCTCCCCCTCCCCCGCCCAGGTGGCGGAGATGCTCGCCGCGGCCCGGAAGACCAAGGAGGCCCTCACGGACGCCCCCGAGGCGGAGCTCACCGTGAGCGGCCACCGGCAGATCGTGCGGCGCGAGGCGTTCGAGGCGTGGATCCAGCCGCTCGTCCAGAAGACGGGCATCGTCTGCCGGCGGGCCCTCAAGGACGCGGGGATTGCCGCGGCGGAGCTGGATGGCGTGATTCTGGTGGGCGGGGCCACGCGCGTGCCCGCCGTGCGCCGGTACGTGGCGGAGCTGTTCGGCCGCGAGCCGCTGGGGGACATCGACCCGGATCAGGTGGTGGCCCTGGGCGCGGCGGTGCAGGCGGACCTGCTCACCAACGAGGACCGTCAGGACGAGGTGCTGCTGCTGGACGTCATCCCCCTGTCCCTGGGGCTGGAGACGATGGGCGGCATCGTCGAGAAGCTCATCCCGCGCAACTCCACCATCCCCATCGCCGCCGCCCAGGTCTTCACCACCTTCAAGGATGGGCAGACGGGCCTGGACATCCACGTGCTCCAGGGCGAGCGCGAGGCGGTGGAGGACTGCCGCAGCCTCTCGCGCTTCCGCCTGTCGGGGATTCCCCCGATGGCGGCGGGCATGGCCCGGATGGAGGTCCGCTTCCAGGTGGATGCCGACGGCATCCTCTCCGTCACCGCCCGGGAGCAGAGCACCGGCATCACCCAGACCATCACCGTGAAGCCCAGCCACGGGCTCACGGATGAGGAGGTGGAGCGCATGCTGCTCGACTCCATCGATCACGCCGAGGACGACATCCAGCTGCGCCAGATGCGCGAGCAGCGGGTGGAGGCCGAGCGGGTGCTCATGGACGCCACCAAGCAGCTCTCCGAGCACGGCGCCCTCCTCCAGGACGGCGAGCGGGCCTCCATCGAGGCGGCCCTGGCGCGCATCCGGGAGCTGGCCCAGGGCCAGGATTCCCATGCCCTGAAGGAGGCCATCCACGCGGTGGACGAGGCGTCGCGGGCGTTCGTGGAGCGCATCATGAACCAGGCCATCAGCAAGGTGGTGGCTGGCCGTTCCGTCGAGGAGTACTGA
- a CDS encoding 2Fe-2S iron-sulfur cluster-binding protein, whose amino-acid sequence MPKVHFKSPLQELTIEVRPGTTLLDAAEQGGAQVGHSCGGVCGCSTCHVWIRKGLDSLSEQEDAEMDRLDMGFDVRPYSRLSCQTAVGVEDVLVEITEESLTAFMDENPALRHQLEAEGKWPLKK is encoded by the coding sequence GTGCCGAAGGTTCACTTCAAGAGCCCCCTGCAGGAGCTCACCATCGAGGTCCGCCCCGGAACCACCCTCCTGGACGCCGCCGAGCAGGGCGGCGCTCAGGTCGGCCACAGCTGCGGCGGGGTGTGCGGGTGCAGCACGTGCCACGTGTGGATCCGCAAGGGGCTGGACTCCCTCTCCGAGCAGGAGGACGCGGAGATGGACCGGCTGGACATGGGCTTCGACGTGCGGCCCTACTCCCGGCTGAGCTGCCAGACGGCCGTGGGCGTGGAGGACGTCCTGGTGGAGATCACCGAGGAGTCCCTGACGGCCTTCATGGACGAGAACCCCGCCCTCCGGCACCAGCTGGAGGCCGAGGGAAAGTGGCCGCTGAAGAAGTGA
- a CDS encoding lysylphosphatidylglycerol synthase transmembrane domain-containing protein, with the protein MGGVGLVLSAALISTAFFRWNLSKPGPWLTPRFPLREFFTELPGHLPWLIPFLLLSAAIIPLRAIQWQRTLQKPVPFLERYHLVAIGAFTHNALPGKLGDFIRSFLMSRTQRLPFLQCLGSVAVCKLLEFTALMGLVALSFLGPFAETMVHFEKALKVAVSLCIGLVALVVLLAHYALPLAQMLHRRHRMPRVQNFLQHVADGLGTARSFRGMAVALVFSVGPVLAPALAYGLALQGLKIPGGVFAGAVVLGAIALGQSLPGVPAGMGIYYFVTSWAARSLGASEADAAAFSTLTHLGTVLSQASVGAFSVHRRKLRLKDLRRGGSLARQATQHVAHEAVEPVAP; encoded by the coding sequence ATGGGCGGGGTGGGGCTGGTGCTGTCCGCCGCCCTCATCTCCACGGCCTTCTTCCGCTGGAACCTGAGCAAGCCGGGGCCGTGGCTCACGCCGCGCTTCCCCCTCCGGGAGTTCTTCACCGAGCTGCCGGGCCACCTGCCGTGGCTCATCCCGTTCCTGCTGCTGTCCGCGGCCATCATCCCCCTGCGCGCCATTCAGTGGCAGCGCACGCTCCAGAAGCCGGTGCCCTTCCTGGAGCGCTACCACCTGGTGGCCATCGGCGCCTTCACGCACAACGCGCTGCCGGGGAAGCTGGGGGACTTCATCCGCTCCTTCCTGATGTCCCGCACCCAGCGGCTGCCCTTCCTGCAGTGCCTGGGCTCGGTGGCGGTGTGCAAGCTGTTGGAGTTCACCGCGCTCATGGGGCTGGTGGCCCTGTCCTTCCTCGGCCCCTTCGCCGAGACGATGGTCCACTTCGAGAAGGCCCTGAAGGTGGCCGTCTCTCTGTGTATTGGCCTGGTCGCACTCGTGGTGCTGCTGGCCCACTACGCCCTGCCGCTCGCCCAGATGCTGCACCGGCGCCACCGGATGCCGCGCGTCCAGAATTTCCTCCAGCACGTGGCCGACGGGCTAGGCACCGCTCGCAGCTTCCGGGGCATGGCGGTGGCGCTCGTGTTCTCCGTGGGGCCCGTGCTGGCCCCCGCGCTGGCGTATGGGCTTGCCCTGCAGGGGCTGAAGATTCCCGGGGGCGTGTTCGCCGGGGCGGTGGTGCTGGGGGCCATCGCCCTGGGCCAGTCGCTGCCGGGGGTGCCGGCGGGCATGGGCATCTACTACTTCGTCACCAGCTGGGCGGCCCGGAGCCTGGGGGCCTCGGAGGCGGACGCGGCGGCCTTCTCCACGCTCACCCACCTGGGCACGGTGCTCAGCCAGGCCTCCGTGGGGGCCTTCTCCGTCCACCGGCGCAAGCTGCGCCTGAAGGATTTGCGGCGGGGCGGCAGCTTGGCCCGGCAGGCCACGCAGCACGTGGCCCACGAGGCGGTGGAGCCCGTGGCGCCGTGA
- a CDS encoding alkaline phosphatase family protein, protein MSSLLTSDMHAWARGLAGRIGREVPPVPATRRRRLLLVHLDGVPKALLDAAVRTGRMPFLSSLVRSGAYHLEEAFWGSPASTPCFQAGLLYGIPHPNLPAYAWFDRELGRRVRMNTPQDALDIEQRLGRTQAPQLFAEGGHTYFTLFRGGARNQICMSTLSSLKGMARALSPEMEGLLAARTRHPFRYLGSLGRESWRALREIWRWGRALGDFRHEGDFLISRVLLQQLGWSFAHTKALVDMVRGVPSVYLVFGNYDEVAHRRGPRSEQAVAELERVDGYLAELYAMARTVEHPYDVVFLTDHGHVESLPFEQRQGQRLEDMLLRGAPAALPEAVSGGLLDGRAPLPPTARPAPEAPVVIESGNFAHVYLTQGRQPLEARALVAHHPEVLARAARHPDIGLVALRRGDSAVALVKGQVYRAEELEQAPLAGEFSRRAVADYLRELPFMPTAGDLVLFGEAVRPGATVGFAWEFGSHGGLTRTETCSTVCWSAEGPVALSGLTHCVNLHQRLAEAYLD, encoded by the coding sequence GTGAGCAGCCTACTCACCTCGGACATGCACGCCTGGGCGCGTGGCCTTGCAGGGCGCATTGGCCGGGAGGTGCCGCCCGTGCCCGCCACGCGACGGCGGCGCCTGCTGCTCGTCCACCTGGACGGGGTTCCCAAGGCGCTGCTGGACGCGGCGGTGCGTACGGGACGGATGCCCTTCCTGTCCTCCCTGGTGCGCTCGGGGGCCTACCACCTGGAGGAGGCTTTCTGGGGCTCTCCTGCCTCCACGCCCTGCTTCCAGGCGGGGCTCCTGTATGGAATCCCGCACCCGAACTTGCCTGCCTACGCGTGGTTCGACCGCGAGCTGGGGCGCCGGGTGCGGATGAACACCCCCCAGGACGCGCTCGACATTGAGCAGCGGCTGGGACGGACGCAGGCCCCGCAGCTCTTCGCCGAAGGGGGGCACACCTACTTCACCCTGTTCCGGGGAGGCGCACGCAACCAGATCTGCATGAGCACCCTGTCGAGCCTGAAGGGGATGGCGCGCGCGCTGTCCCCGGAGATGGAAGGGCTCCTGGCGGCGCGCACGCGCCATCCGTTCCGGTACCTGGGCTCGCTGGGAAGGGAGAGCTGGCGCGCGCTGCGGGAGATCTGGCGCTGGGGAAGGGCGCTCGGGGACTTCCGCCACGAGGGGGACTTCCTGATCAGCCGGGTACTGCTGCAGCAACTCGGGTGGAGCTTCGCTCATACCAAGGCGCTGGTAGACATGGTGCGGGGCGTGCCCAGTGTCTACCTCGTGTTCGGCAATTACGACGAGGTGGCGCACCGCCGGGGGCCGCGCTCGGAGCAGGCGGTCGCGGAGCTGGAGCGGGTGGATGGGTACCTCGCGGAGCTGTACGCGATGGCCCGCACCGTCGAGCACCCCTATGACGTCGTCTTTCTCACCGACCACGGCCACGTGGAGAGCCTTCCCTTCGAGCAGCGCCAGGGCCAGCGGCTGGAGGACATGCTCCTGCGAGGGGCTCCGGCCGCGCTGCCGGAGGCCGTGAGCGGGGGGCTGCTCGACGGACGTGCGCCGCTCCCCCCCACGGCGCGTCCCGCCCCGGAGGCGCCGGTGGTCATCGAGTCAGGCAACTTCGCCCACGTCTATCTCACCCAGGGGCGCCAGCCGCTGGAGGCGCGGGCCCTCGTGGCGCATCACCCGGAGGTCCTGGCGCGCGCCGCGCGTCACCCGGACATCGGCCTGGTGGCCCTGCGGCGCGGGGACTCGGCGGTGGCGCTGGTGAAGGGCCAGGTCTACCGCGCGGAGGAGCTCGAGCAGGCCCCGCTGGCGGGGGAGTTCAGCCGCCGGGCCGTCGCGGACTACCTGCGCGAGCTGCCCTTCATGCCCACCGCGGGAGACCTGGTGCTCTTCGGCGAGGCGGTGCGGCCGGGGGCCACGGTGGGCTTCGCCTGGGAGTTTGGCTCCCACGGGGGGCTGACGCGCACGGAGACCTGCAGCACGGTGTGCTGGTCTGCGGAGGGGCCCGTGGCGCTCTCGGGGCTGACCCATTGCGTGAACCTGCACCAGCGGCTCGCGGAGGCCTACCTTGACTGA